A region of Moorena producens PAL-8-15-08-1 DNA encodes the following proteins:
- a CDS encoding alpha/beta hydrolase, with protein sequence MINFQLPWSDLRHTSESSVKKKHCIGSIGHIKKIRQGAIGSLFVTLFWAMTAPVFAAEYLTLRLGPFEQSVAIKELEKFAETGELSRALQPYRDILTPEIRKILTNSLKLNPKTTETFINDLLLSSDGARLLDRLGLALPDSSLEQLKAALLLGARQVNGLSVLSFLRAYPGEKITLDASSAVGIALQLNASYWKSLAVGPILEQDLAVADAATFRPKFDPATPGPQLVQQRKLRLRDQQRQRTIIVDLYWAEDTTGPLVVLSHGFAADRKFLRYLARHLASHGLTVASLEHPGSNFTRINSLSAPGQLGDLLPPGEFIDRPKDVSFLLDELADINQRYSTMVGKLNTQQVTIIGHSLGGYTALALAGGKLDLEELRRFCKNRSPVGRSPADWFQCAAADLPEDQVNLTDQRVVQAIALNSVTGRLFGTKGLRHVTVPTLMLTGTEDAITPALDHQLRSFNQLGGSKYLISAIGGTHLSVTDPKNLNDAIARSTLVKEVVGDDAHSLRQLVKGVSLGFIKQLTPEAERYEPFLTPAYAQSLSSPKISLRLSTKLPASMATWFQVISVGNQQVAINFKDVNSGSISSSQFYFYPNIKMMTPNSFCIEQLNQLFTKLVNKYREKASRIS encoded by the coding sequence ATGATCAATTTTCAGCTGCCATGGTCTGATCTGCGCCATACCTCTGAATCTTCTGTGAAGAAAAAACACTGTATTGGTTCAATAGGTCACATTAAAAAAATCAGACAGGGTGCTATAGGTAGTCTCTTTGTGACTCTGTTTTGGGCAATGACTGCACCAGTTTTTGCCGCTGAGTATCTCACGCTACGCTTGGGGCCATTTGAGCAATCTGTGGCTATCAAGGAATTAGAAAAGTTTGCTGAGACAGGGGAGTTATCACGAGCACTGCAACCCTATCGAGATATCCTAACGCCAGAGATCCGGAAGATTTTGACCAATAGCCTCAAACTCAACCCTAAGACTACAGAAACCTTTATTAATGACCTGCTTCTCTCCAGCGATGGGGCACGGTTGTTGGACAGACTAGGGTTAGCACTCCCCGATAGTAGTTTAGAGCAATTAAAAGCTGCGCTGTTGTTAGGAGCAAGGCAAGTTAATGGGTTAAGTGTGCTGAGTTTTTTACGGGCTTACCCAGGAGAAAAGATCACTTTGGATGCTTCGTCTGCGGTTGGCATTGCCCTACAACTTAATGCCTCCTATTGGAAGAGTTTAGCAGTTGGTCCAATATTAGAGCAAGATTTGGCTGTTGCAGACGCTGCCACCTTTCGCCCTAAATTTGACCCTGCTACTCCCGGTCCCCAATTGGTTCAACAGCGTAAACTACGACTAAGAGACCAACAACGGCAACGTACTATTATTGTAGATCTATACTGGGCTGAGGATACTACTGGACCTTTGGTCGTTCTCTCCCACGGATTTGCTGCAGACCGCAAATTTCTGAGATATTTAGCACGCCATCTAGCGTCTCATGGTCTTACTGTAGCTTCCCTAGAGCATCCTGGCAGCAACTTTACCAGGATTAACAGTTTGTCAGCACCTGGTCAACTTGGGGATTTGTTACCTCCGGGGGAGTTTATTGACCGTCCCAAAGATGTCAGCTTTCTACTGGATGAGTTGGCTGACATCAATCAGAGATATTCTACCATGGTTGGTAAACTCAATACTCAACAAGTTACCATTATTGGTCATTCCTTGGGGGGCTACACGGCTTTAGCGTTGGCTGGGGGAAAACTGGATTTAGAGGAATTGCGACGGTTTTGTAAAAATCGCTCTCCTGTGGGCAGATCCCCAGCAGATTGGTTCCAATGTGCAGCGGCTGATTTACCAGAAGACCAGGTTAATCTTACTGATCAGCGAGTGGTGCAAGCGATCGCATTGAATAGCGTAACCGGGCGTTTGTTTGGTACTAAGGGTTTGCGTCATGTTACTGTACCAACCTTAATGTTAACCGGTACGGAGGATGCTATTACACCAGCGCTTGACCATCAGTTACGGTCTTTTAATCAGTTGGGGGGTTCTAAGTATTTGATTAGCGCCATTGGTGGCACTCACCTCAGTGTGACTGACCCGAAGAATCTTAACGATGCGATCGCTAGAAGTACGTTAGTCAAAGAGGTGGTTGGGGACGATGCCCATAGTCTGCGGCAACTGGTCAAAGGTGTAAGTTTAGGGTTTATTAAGCAGCTAACTCCAGAAGCTGAACGCTATGAACCATTTTTAACCCCAGCCTACGCTCAATCTCTTTCCAGTCCCAAAATTTCCTTGCGTCTGAGTACAAAATTACCCGCAAGCATGGCGACTTGGTTTCAAGTTATATCCGTGGGAAATCAGCAGGTTGCTATCAACTTTAAGGACGTAAATTCTGGGTCTATCAGCTCAAGTCAATTCTATTTTTATCCTAACATTAAAATGATGACCCCGAATAGTTTTTGCATTGAACAGCTGAATCAATTGTTCACTAAACTTGTGAACAAGTACCGGGAAAAAGCAAGTCGCATCAGTTAA
- a CDS encoding pentapeptide repeat-containing protein: MAEPTHLAQLEQGVKLWNQWRENHPKLIPDLMEVDLSGKNLNGFNLFQAELMGANLSGSLLIYTDLTEASVVGATFDKAILRHAYLNRAKLTRTSFQRADLSMTSLEEANLIRVNFSLADLEGANLYRTNLIAVNFTKANLSRVNFTEAVMTGANLNEAKLIGSNFDKANLTGADLVKANLKGANLSQANLSYSNLREANLSETNLRKANLTGADLTHANLHGANLIEAELDGVILNTSI; the protein is encoded by the coding sequence ATGGCGGAACCAACCCATCTGGCTCAGCTTGAGCAGGGTGTAAAACTCTGGAATCAATGGAGAGAGAATCATCCCAAACTGATCCCTGACCTAATGGAGGTAGACCTCAGTGGGAAAAACCTCAATGGTTTCAATCTCTTTCAAGCGGAGCTAATGGGAGCTAACTTGAGTGGGTCATTGCTGATTTATACTGACCTGACTGAGGCTTCTGTAGTTGGGGCAACATTTGATAAAGCTATTCTTCGTCACGCTTACTTGAATCGAGCCAAGCTTACCCGTACATCCTTCCAAAGAGCAGACCTGAGTATGACATCTTTGGAAGAGGCTAACCTAATTAGGGTTAACTTTTCTCTGGCAGACCTTGAGGGAGCTAATTTGTATAGAACTAACCTGATTGCTGTGAATTTCACTAAAGCCAATCTGAGTAGGGTCAACTTCACTGAGGCGGTGATGACTGGGGCTAATCTCAATGAAGCTAAGCTGATTGGTAGTAATTTTGATAAAGCTAACTTAACAGGAGCAGATCTGGTTAAGGCAAATCTGAAAGGGGCTAACCTTAGTCAAGCTAATCTTAGTTATTCCAACCTCAGAGAAGCTAACCTTAGTGAAACCAACCTCAGAAAAGCCAATCTTACCGGAGCTGATTTAACTCATGCCAACCTTCACGGGGCTAATCTGATTGAAGCGGAACTTGATGGGGTGATATTGAATACGAGTATTTAG
- a CDS encoding precorrin-8X methylmutase: MEWHITDAQSLAIIDREIGEHVFSPAEYEIVRRVIYATADFEYKSLIHFSERALQAGAAALAARSTIVVDVPMVQVGITPHIQDTFANPVYSSMETLTRPQKQKTKAAWGMQTLARRYPEGIFVIGQAQTALTVLVELIEAEEIRPALVIGVPAGFVEVDVAKSRLRDSLIPHIRIDGRKGSAVVAAAIVDGLVDLAWQAYGQDDIDLSHA; this comes from the coding sequence ATGGAATGGCATATAACTGATGCTCAAAGTCTGGCAATTATTGACCGTGAAATAGGCGAGCATGTCTTTTCACCAGCAGAATACGAGATTGTGCGGCGGGTGATTTATGCCACAGCCGACTTTGAGTATAAGTCTCTGATTCATTTTTCTGAGCGGGCATTACAAGCAGGAGCAGCAGCTCTAGCTGCTCGTAGCACAATTGTAGTGGATGTGCCAATGGTACAAGTAGGGATCACTCCCCACATTCAAGATACCTTTGCTAATCCAGTGTATTCCAGCATGGAAACCCTCACTCGTCCCCAAAAACAAAAGACTAAGGCAGCCTGGGGGATGCAAACCCTAGCTAGACGCTATCCAGAAGGAATTTTTGTGATTGGTCAAGCTCAGACAGCTTTGACAGTATTGGTGGAGTTGATTGAGGCAGAGGAAATTCGACCAGCCTTGGTGATTGGGGTACCTGCGGGATTTGTAGAGGTGGATGTGGCTAAATCTCGGTTGAGGGATTCTTTGATTCCCCACATTCGGATTGATGGTCGTAAGGGTTCTGCGGTAGTGGCGGCTGCTATTGTTGATGGCTTAGTAGACTTGGCTTGGCAAGCCTACGGTCAGGATGATATTGATCTCTCACACGCCTAA
- the bchB gene encoding ferredoxin:protochlorophyllide reductase (ATP-dependent) subunit B has translation MKLAYWMYAGPAHIGTLRVASSFKNVHAIMHAPLGDDYFNVMRSMLERERDYTPVTASIVDRNVLARGSQEKVVDNITRKDQEVNPDLIVLTPTCTSSILQEDLENFVNRAQMDAKADVMLADVNHYRVNELQAADRTLDQIVQFYLNKARKKGELPEGKTAKPSVNIIGISTLGFHNQHDCTELKRLMADLGIEVNEVLPEGASVHNLKNLPRAWFNLLPYREIGLMSARYLEEEFSMPYVDIAPLGVVETARCIRKIQEIVNGQGANVDYEEYIDNQTLYVSQAAWFSRSIDCQNLTGKKAVVFGDNTHAAAMTKILAREMGIHVVLAGTYCKYDADWFKEQVSEYCDEILISDDNGQIGDAIARIEPAAIFGTQMERHVGKRLNIPCGVIAAPIHIQNFPIGYRPFMGYEGTNQIADLVYNSFTLGMEDHLLEIFGGHDTKEVITKGISADSDLNWSKDAKAELNKVPGFVRGKVKRNTEKFARERGFSEITLEVMYAAKEAVGA, from the coding sequence ATGAAATTGGCTTACTGGATGTATGCAGGTCCTGCCCACATTGGCACACTGCGCGTTGCGAGTTCTTTTAAGAATGTCCATGCTATTATGCATGCCCCCCTAGGGGATGACTATTTCAACGTGATGCGCTCAATGCTAGAGCGAGAGCGGGATTACACTCCGGTAACTGCTAGTATTGTTGACCGGAACGTGCTAGCACGGGGTTCTCAGGAAAAAGTAGTGGACAACATTACCCGCAAGGATCAGGAGGTAAACCCTGATCTGATTGTGCTGACCCCCACCTGCACCTCCAGTATCCTACAAGAAGACCTGGAGAACTTCGTAAACCGGGCTCAGATGGATGCTAAGGCTGATGTGATGCTGGCAGATGTCAACCACTACCGGGTCAATGAATTGCAAGCGGCTGACCGCACCCTAGATCAAATTGTTCAGTTCTACCTCAACAAAGCCCGCAAGAAGGGTGAGCTCCCAGAGGGCAAAACTGCAAAACCCTCGGTGAACATCATTGGTATTTCTACCCTTGGCTTCCACAATCAACACGATTGTACTGAACTGAAGCGGCTGATGGCTGATTTGGGCATTGAGGTTAACGAAGTCCTCCCAGAGGGAGCGTCTGTCCACAACCTGAAAAATCTACCTCGGGCTTGGTTTAACCTGTTGCCTTATCGGGAAATTGGCTTGATGAGTGCCCGTTACCTGGAAGAAGAGTTCTCGATGCCCTATGTCGATATTGCTCCTCTGGGTGTGGTGGAAACTGCTCGTTGTATCCGTAAGATTCAGGAAATTGTCAATGGTCAAGGTGCTAATGTCGATTACGAGGAGTACATCGACAACCAAACCCTGTACGTTTCTCAAGCTGCCTGGTTCTCTCGCTCCATCGACTGCCAAAACTTGACGGGTAAGAAGGCTGTGGTTTTCGGAGATAATACCCACGCTGCGGCTATGACCAAGATTCTGGCACGGGAGATGGGTATTCATGTGGTGCTGGCTGGGACTTACTGCAAGTATGATGCGGATTGGTTTAAGGAGCAGGTGAGCGAATACTGTGATGAGATCCTGATCAGTGATGATAATGGTCAAATTGGGGATGCGATCGCACGAATTGAACCTGCTGCGATTTTCGGTACCCAAATGGAACGGCACGTTGGTAAGCGCTTGAATATTCCTTGTGGTGTGATTGCTGCTCCAATTCATATCCAAAACTTCCCCATCGGTTATCGTCCCTTCATGGGTTACGAAGGTACTAACCAAATTGCTGATTTGGTCTACAATTCCTTTACCTTGGGTATGGAAGACCACTTGTTGGAAATCTTTGGTGGTCATGATACCAAGGAAGTGATTACCAAGGGGATCTCTGCTGATTCTGACCTGAACTGGAGTAAGGACGCTAAAGCAGAACTGAATAAGGTGCCTGGTTTTGTTCGCGGTAAAGTAAAGCGCAATACTGAGAAGTTTGCTCGTGAGCGTGGCTTTAGTGAAATCACTCTTGAAGTGATGTATGCCGCTAAGGAAGCTGTAGGGGCTTGA